In bacterium, a genomic segment contains:
- a CDS encoding YezD family protein, giving the protein MSSPSERNPHSSIGSKPELPAQVEREILRAIEGLAYGSVEIVVHDSKVVQIERKEKVRFN; this is encoded by the coding sequence ATGAGTTCCCCGTCCGAAAGAAACCCCCATTCTTCAATCGGCTCCAAACCGGAGCTTCCGGCTCAGGTCGAGCGGGAAATTCTCCGGGCCATCGAAGGCCTGGCCTACGGCTCGGTCGAGATCGTCGTTCACGATTCCAAAGTCGTCCAAATCGAGCGCAAGGAGAAGGTCCGATTCAATTGA
- a CDS encoding porin, whose protein sequence is MRSHLRILLIAIFLSGLSFGAAEAKSKSSAPSREALLEQRLEELEQKQKVLERNLELKEEAEKEKAKDKPVIKASSGGISIGSADGNNEIRFRGLIQADARFYLDRDGQGAVNTFIARRIRPYIEGRFAKRWDFRIMPDFGEGKVVLQDAWINTTIFPELKVQLGKFKEPVGLERLESASALHFVERGFPTELAPNRDLGVMLNGEILDGVLNYQAGVFNGVFDGGSADFDINNSKDFAGRVFAHPFKKTSIEPLQKLGIGVSGSVGQGTGTLTDPQLGTYKTPGRQTWFSYINTPGTNVVFADGERWRVSPQGYYYYKGFGLLGEYIVSSQKVNGVGAVAPVAIQNQAWQIAANYVIGADNSFGNIKPRKPLGWKKGGTGAFEFGVRYNEAKIDQDAFPLFADPNKSARKAKNWGVAFNWIINENAKLYIDFEQTHFDGGGKGGTDKKTENVILNRYQLNF, encoded by the coding sequence ATGCGTTCCCATTTGCGAATTTTATTGATTGCGATTTTTCTAAGCGGACTGAGTTTCGGCGCGGCCGAAGCCAAGTCCAAGAGCTCCGCGCCCTCGCGCGAAGCCCTCCTCGAGCAAAGGCTCGAGGAGCTGGAGCAGAAACAAAAAGTCCTCGAGCGGAACCTCGAGCTGAAGGAAGAAGCCGAGAAGGAGAAAGCCAAGGATAAGCCGGTCATCAAGGCGAGCAGCGGCGGCATCTCGATCGGCTCGGCTGACGGCAACAACGAGATCCGCTTTCGCGGCCTCATCCAGGCCGATGCCCGTTTCTACCTGGACCGGGACGGGCAGGGCGCGGTCAACACCTTCATCGCCCGCCGGATCCGGCCCTATATCGAAGGACGCTTCGCCAAGCGCTGGGACTTCCGGATTATGCCCGATTTCGGCGAAGGCAAGGTGGTGCTCCAGGACGCTTGGATCAACACCACGATCTTCCCCGAGCTCAAGGTTCAGTTGGGCAAGTTCAAGGAGCCGGTCGGTCTCGAGCGCCTCGAATCGGCCTCGGCCCTCCACTTCGTCGAGCGCGGCTTTCCGACCGAATTGGCTCCCAACCGCGACCTCGGCGTGATGCTGAACGGCGAGATCCTCGATGGCGTGTTGAACTACCAAGCCGGCGTCTTCAACGGGGTCTTTGACGGCGGCAGCGCCGACTTCGACATCAACAACTCCAAGGACTTCGCCGGCCGGGTTTTCGCCCATCCCTTCAAGAAGACTTCGATCGAGCCCTTGCAGAAGTTGGGGATCGGCGTCTCGGGCAGCGTCGGTCAAGGCACCGGCACTTTGACCGATCCGCAGCTGGGAACCTACAAGACTCCCGGCCGCCAGACCTGGTTCAGCTACATCAATACCCCCGGCACCAACGTGGTCTTCGCCGACGGCGAGCGCTGGCGCGTTTCGCCCCAAGGTTATTATTACTACAAGGGCTTCGGCCTCTTAGGCGAATACATCGTCAGCAGCCAAAAGGTGAACGGGGTCGGCGCCGTCGCGCCGGTCGCCATCCAGAACCAAGCCTGGCAGATCGCGGCCAACTACGTGATCGGGGCCGACAACTCCTTCGGCAACATCAAGCCGCGCAAGCCGCTGGGCTGGAAGAAGGGCGGCACCGGTGCTTTCGAGTTCGGCGTCCGCTACAACGAAGCCAAGATCGACCAAGACGCCTTCCCGCTCTTTGCCGATCCCAACAAGTCGGCCCGCAAGGCCAAGAACTGGGGTGTTGCCTTTAACTGGATAATCAACGAAAACGCCAAGCTCTACATCGACTTCGAGCAGACCCATTTCGACGGCGGCGGCAAGGGCGGCACCGATAAGAAGACCGAAAATGTGATTCTCAATCGTTACCAACTGAACTTCTAA
- a CDS encoding sulfate ABC transporter substrate-binding protein, which yields MKTSNRIKSLLLSASLILGLSGTASAVSLLNVSYDPTRELYQDYNAAFAKYWQAKNPAAPVDVKQSHGGSGKQARSVIDGLEADVVTLALAYDIDAIAEKGRLLPANWQTRLPNNSSPYTSTIVFLVRKGNPKGIKDWNDLAKPGVSVITPNPKTSGGARWNYLAAWAYALKQPGGSDSTAKEFVAKLYKNVPVLDSGARGSTTTFVERGIGDVFISWENEALLVTKDIGKDKFEIVVPSLSILAEPPVSLVDKVVDKRGTRAVAQAYLEYLYTPEGQEIAAKHYYRPRLAAVAAKYTAQFPKLNLITIDEVFGGWKKAQAAHFGDGGTFDQIYQPGS from the coding sequence ATGAAAACATCGAACCGAATCAAGTCTCTCTTGCTTAGCGCCTCGCTGATCTTGGGACTCAGCGGCACCGCTTCGGCGGTCTCCCTGCTCAATGTTTCCTACGATCCGACCCGCGAGCTTTACCAAGACTATAACGCGGCCTTCGCCAAATATTGGCAGGCCAAGAATCCGGCGGCGCCGGTCGACGTCAAGCAATCCCATGGCGGATCGGGCAAGCAAGCCCGGTCCGTCATCGACGGATTGGAGGCCGACGTGGTCACCCTGGCCCTGGCCTACGACATCGACGCCATCGCCGAAAAGGGCCGGCTGCTGCCGGCCAACTGGCAGACCCGCTTGCCGAACAACAGCTCGCCCTACACCTCGACCATCGTCTTCCTGGTGCGGAAGGGCAATCCCAAGGGGATCAAAGACTGGAACGACTTGGCCAAGCCCGGCGTCTCGGTCATCACCCCCAACCCCAAGACCTCGGGCGGCGCCCGTTGGAATTACTTGGCGGCCTGGGCCTACGCCCTAAAGCAGCCGGGCGGCAGCGACTCCACCGCCAAGGAATTCGTAGCCAAGCTCTACAAGAACGTTCCGGTCCTTGACTCGGGCGCCCGCGGCTCGACCACGACCTTCGTCGAGCGGGGCATCGGCGACGTTTTCATCTCTTGGGAGAACGAGGCTCTGCTGGTGACCAAGGACATCGGCAAGGATAAGTTCGAGATCGTGGTTCCTTCGCTCAGCATCCTGGCCGAACCGCCGGTCTCGCTGGTCGACAAGGTCGTCGATAAGCGCGGCACCCGAGCGGTGGCTCAGGCCTATCTGGAGTACCTCTACACTCCCGAGGGGCAGGAGATCGCGGCCAAGCATTACTATCGCCCGCGCCTCGCGGCGGTGGCGGCGAAATACACGGCCCAGTTCCCCAAGCTCAACCTGATCACCATCGATGAAGTTTTCGGCGGCTGGAAGAAGGCCCAAGCGGCTCATTTCGGCGATGGCGGAACCTTCGACCAAATCTATCAACCCGGAAGCTGA
- a CDS encoding sulfate ABC transporter substrate-binding protein, producing the protein MKLKRILLGATALSLLAAPGAQAAVSLLNVSYDVTREFYKDVNANFATFWKQKAGEDVTIQQSHGGSTKQARSVIDGLEADVVTMNQQTDVDAIAEIGKLIPTDWRTRLPNNSAPYTSTIVFLVRKGNPKAIKDWNDLVKPGVSVVVPNPKTSGNGRYSYLAAYGYALKTNGNDPAKAKDFVGKLFKNVPVLDTGGRGASTTFVQRGIGDVLLTFESEVLLIKKDAGGEAFEPVVPSVSVEAEAPVAWVDKYVNKHGTLNLAKGYLEYLYSPAGQELAAKHYLRPRSAEVLAKYSAQFPKIGLFSVDQVFGSWKQAQKEHFADGGLFDQIYQTAAK; encoded by the coding sequence ATGAAACTGAAACGAATCCTGCTCGGCGCCACCGCGCTGAGCCTCTTGGCGGCTCCGGGGGCCCAGGCGGCGGTCAGCCTCTTGAATGTCTCTTACGACGTGACCCGGGAGTTCTACAAAGACGTCAACGCCAACTTCGCGACCTTCTGGAAGCAGAAGGCCGGCGAGGACGTCACTATCCAGCAGTCCCATGGCGGCTCGACCAAGCAGGCCCGTTCGGTCATCGACGGCCTGGAAGCCGACGTGGTGACGATGAATCAGCAGACCGACGTCGACGCCATTGCCGAGATCGGCAAGCTGATTCCGACCGATTGGCGGACCCGCTTACCCAACAACAGCGCGCCTTACACCTCGACCATTGTCTTCCTGGTGCGGAAGGGCAATCCCAAGGCCATCAAGGACTGGAATGACCTGGTGAAGCCGGGTGTCTCAGTCGTGGTGCCCAATCCCAAAACCTCGGGCAACGGCCGCTACAGCTACTTGGCGGCCTACGGCTATGCCTTGAAGACCAACGGCAACGATCCGGCCAAGGCCAAGGACTTCGTCGGCAAGCTCTTCAAGAACGTTCCGGTCCTGGACACCGGTGGAAGGGGAGCCAGCACGACTTTCGTCCAGCGCGGGATCGGCGACGTCCTGCTGACCTTCGAATCGGAAGTCCTGCTGATCAAGAAGGACGCCGGTGGTGAAGCCTTCGAGCCGGTGGTTCCCTCGGTCTCAGTCGAAGCCGAGGCTCCGGTGGCCTGGGTCGACAAGTACGTCAACAAACATGGGACTTTGAACCTGGCCAAGGGCTATCTCGAATACCTCTATAGCCCGGCCGGCCAGGAATTGGCCGCCAAACATTACCTCCGGCCTCGGTCGGCCGAAGTCCTGGCCAAGTATTCGGCCCAATTTCCGAAGATCGGTCTTTTCTCAGTTGACCAAGTCTTCGGAAGCTGGAAGCAAGCCCAGAAGGAGCATTTCGCCGACGGCGGACTTTTCGACCAGATCTACCAGACCGCGGCGAAATAA
- the cysT gene encoding sulfate ABC transporter permease subunit CysT: MAFKRKHRVLPGFGLTLGFTIFYLSVIVLIPLSTLFLKTATLSWETFASTVTSPRVVAAFKLSLTASGIAAILNTVFGLLVAWVLVRYRFPLKRLIDGLVDLPFALPTAVAGIALTALYSENGWIGHYLQKVGIQGAYSRFGIVIALTFIGLPFVVRTVQPILEELRPENEEAAASLGAGRLRTFWKVILPELKPALLTGFALAFARALGEYGSVVFISGNMPFKTEITPLLIMTKLEQFEYAQATAVAVVMLAVSFLILLFINLVNWKSQAAMTR; the protein is encoded by the coding sequence ATGGCATTCAAGCGAAAGCATCGCGTTCTACCCGGTTTCGGGCTCACCCTGGGCTTTACGATCTTCTATCTCAGCGTGATCGTCCTGATTCCGCTTTCGACGCTGTTCTTGAAGACCGCCACCCTGAGCTGGGAGACCTTCGCCAGCACGGTGACGTCGCCGCGGGTCGTGGCGGCCTTCAAGCTGAGTTTGACCGCCTCGGGGATCGCCGCCATCCTAAATACCGTCTTCGGCCTCTTGGTCGCCTGGGTCTTGGTCCGGTACCGCTTTCCGTTGAAGCGGCTGATCGACGGCTTGGTCGACCTGCCTTTCGCCTTGCCGACGGCGGTGGCCGGCATCGCCTTGACCGCCCTTTACTCGGAGAACGGCTGGATCGGGCATTACCTGCAAAAGGTTGGCATCCAGGGGGCCTATTCGCGCTTCGGCATCGTCATCGCCTTGACCTTCATCGGATTGCCCTTCGTGGTGCGGACGGTCCAGCCGATCCTGGAGGAGCTCCGGCCGGAGAACGAAGAGGCCGCGGCCTCGCTGGGCGCCGGCCGGCTCCGGACTTTTTGGAAGGTGATCCTGCCCGAGCTCAAGCCGGCCTTGCTGACCGGCTTCGCCTTGGCCTTCGCCCGGGCCCTGGGCGAATACGGCTCGGTCGTTTTCATCTCGGGCAACATGCCCTTCAAGACCGAGATCACGCCGCTCTTGATCATGACCAAGCTCGAGCAATTCGAATACGCTCAGGCCACCGCGGTGGCGGTGGTGATGCTGGCGGTTTCCTTTCTCATTCTATTGTTCATCAACCTCGTCAATTGGAAGAGTCAGGCCGCGATGACGCGCTAG